A genomic segment from Pseudoxanthomonas sp. CF385 encodes:
- the rpsF gene encoding 30S ribosomal protein S6: MRHYEVVFLVHPDQSEQVPAMIERYKALIEGGNGTIHRLEDWGRRQLAYPIQNLVKAHYVLLNIEADQAVLNELVESFRFNDAVLRNLVIKRDGPDTEQSLIMKNKDEKGDKPERGERRRRDDEEGEGGNAASTDSDTAEAA, translated from the coding sequence ATGCGTCACTATGAAGTCGTGTTCCTGGTCCACCCGGACCAGAGCGAGCAGGTGCCGGCCATGATCGAGCGTTACAAGGCGCTGATCGAAGGCGGCAACGGTACGATCCACCGTCTGGAAGACTGGGGCCGCCGTCAGCTGGCCTACCCGATCCAGAACCTGGTGAAGGCCCACTACGTGCTGCTCAACATCGAGGCCGATCAGGCCGTGCTGAACGAGCTGGTCGAGAGCTTCCGCTTCAACGATGCCGTGCTGCGCAACCTGGTCATCAAGCGCGATGGCCCGGACACCGAGCAGTCGCTGATCATGAAGAACAAGGACGAGAAGGGCGACAAGCCCGAGCGTGGCGAGCGCCGTCGCCGTGACGATGAGGAAGGCGAGGGCGGCAATGCCGCTTCGACCGATTCCGACACCGCCGAAGCCGCCTAA
- the rpsR gene encoding 30S ribosomal protein S18 codes for MSKFFRRRKFCKFTAEGVKEIDYKDLNTLRQYLTENGKIVPSRVTGTKSRYQRQLSAAIKRARFLALIPYTDNHDV; via the coding sequence ATGTCCAAGTTCTTCCGCCGCCGCAAGTTCTGCAAGTTCACCGCCGAAGGCGTGAAAGAGATCGACTACAAGGATCTCAACACCCTGCGCCAGTACCTGACCGAGAACGGCAAGATCGTGCCGAGCCGCGTCACCGGCACCAAGTCGCGCTACCAGCGCCAGCTGTCCGCCGCGATCAAGCGCGCCCGTTTCCTGGCGCTGATCCCGTACACGGACAACCACGACGTGTAA
- the rplI gene encoding 50S ribosomal protein L9: MELILLQKVTNLGVLGDKVNVKPGYGRNYLVPQGKAVPATAANVAEFEAKRAEYEAKAKGVHDEAEGRAAKLEGASVTITANAATEGKLFGSVGPRDIADAFTAAGLPLEKSEVIMGEGALRNIGEYEIVVKLHADVQTTVKVVVQAEA, translated from the coding sequence ATGGAACTGATTCTTCTGCAGAAAGTCACCAACCTCGGCGTCCTGGGCGACAAGGTCAACGTGAAGCCGGGCTACGGCCGCAACTACCTCGTGCCGCAGGGCAAGGCCGTGCCGGCCACGGCCGCCAACGTGGCCGAGTTCGAAGCCAAGCGCGCCGAGTACGAAGCCAAGGCCAAGGGCGTCCACGACGAGGCCGAAGGCCGCGCCGCCAAGCTCGAAGGCGCCAGCGTCACGATCACCGCCAATGCCGCGACCGAAGGCAAGCTGTTCGGCTCGGTCGGCCCGCGCGACATCGCCGACGCCTTCACCGCCGCCGGCCTGCCGCTCGAGAAGAGCGAGGTCATCATGGGCGAAGGCGCGCTGCGCAACATCGGCGAGTACGAGATCGTCGTGAAGCTGCACGCCGACGTGCAGACGACCGTCAAGGTCGTGGTGCAGGCCGAAGCCTGA
- a CDS encoding replicative DNA helicase gives MSARTGFRQDPHDSRIEQLRVPPHSIEAEQAVLGGLMLAPEAYDRINDKLTANDFYRRDHQLIYRAIAELAERNRPFDAVTLGEWFESQGQMDLVAGGAYLVELASTTPSAANITAYAEIVRDKAVMRQLIEVGTEIVNDAFQPEGKESDEMLAIAEQKVFAIAEQGARGRTDFVAMNDALKDAFEVLRIRSESGGTVTGLPTGYTEFDMMTAGLQPTDLVILAARPAMGKTTLALNMAEYAAIKSKKAVAIFSMEMSAGQLAMRLISSVGRINATRLRTGQLEDEDWSRVTSAIRILKDQAKVFIDDTPGLSPDVLRSKARRLKREHDLGLIVIDYLQLMSVPGNSENRATEISEISRSLKGLAKELNVPVIALSQLNRSLETRTDKRPVMADLRESGAIEQDADMIVFIYRDDYYNKETSPDKGLAEIIIGKQRSGPTGSCKLRFFGEYTRFDNLAHDSVGSFE, from the coding sequence ATGTCCGCACGCACCGGTTTCCGCCAGGACCCCCACGATTCGCGCATCGAGCAGCTCCGCGTGCCGCCGCACTCCATCGAGGCGGAACAGGCCGTGCTGGGCGGGCTCATGCTCGCGCCGGAAGCCTACGACCGCATCAACGACAAGCTCACGGCCAACGACTTCTACCGTCGCGACCACCAGCTGATCTACCGTGCGATCGCGGAGCTGGCCGAGCGCAACCGCCCGTTCGACGCGGTCACGCTGGGCGAGTGGTTCGAGTCCCAGGGCCAGATGGACCTGGTGGCCGGCGGTGCGTATCTGGTCGAACTGGCCAGCACCACGCCGTCCGCCGCGAACATCACCGCGTACGCCGAGATCGTCCGCGACAAGGCGGTGATGCGCCAGCTGATCGAAGTGGGCACCGAGATCGTTAACGACGCGTTCCAGCCCGAGGGCAAGGAAAGCGACGAGATGCTGGCGATCGCCGAGCAGAAGGTGTTCGCCATCGCCGAACAGGGCGCGCGCGGCCGCACCGATTTCGTGGCGATGAACGATGCGCTGAAGGACGCCTTCGAGGTGCTGCGCATCCGCTCCGAGAGCGGCGGCACCGTCACCGGCCTGCCGACGGGCTATACCGAATTCGACATGATGACGGCCGGCCTGCAGCCGACCGACCTGGTGATCCTGGCCGCCCGTCCCGCGATGGGCAAGACCACGCTGGCGCTGAACATGGCGGAATACGCCGCCATCAAGTCGAAGAAGGCGGTGGCGATCTTCTCGATGGAAATGTCGGCCGGCCAGCTGGCCATGCGCCTGATCTCCTCGGTGGGCCGCATCAACGCCACCCGCCTGCGTACCGGCCAGCTGGAGGACGAGGACTGGAGCCGCGTGACCAGCGCGATCCGCATCCTGAAGGACCAGGCCAAGGTCTTCATCGACGATACGCCGGGCCTCTCGCCGGACGTGCTGCGTTCCAAGGCGCGCCGGCTCAAGCGCGAACACGACCTGGGCCTGATCGTCATCGACTACCTGCAGCTGATGTCGGTGCCCGGCAACAGCGAGAACCGCGCCACCGAGATCTCAGAGATCTCGCGCTCGCTGAAGGGCCTGGCGAAGGAGCTCAACGTGCCCGTGATCGCGCTGTCGCAGCTCAACCGCTCGCTGGAAACCCGTACCGACAAACGCCCGGTGATGGCCGACCTGCGCGAATCGGGCGCCATCGAGCAGGATGCGGACATGATCGTCTTCATCTACCGCGACGATTACTACAACAAAGAAACCTCGCCGGACAAAGGCCTGGCCGAGATCATCATCGGCAAACAGCGTTCGGGCCCGACCGGCTCCTGCAAGCTGCGGTTCTTCGGCGAGTACACCCGCTTCGACAACCTGGCCCACGACTCGGTGGGCAGCTTCGAGTGA